The Haploplasma axanthum region TGATTTTAATACACCAATTAGTGATGATATAGCACTTACTTTAAGTTTTATTGATTCAGTAGAAAATGAGAAATTTAGAATTACTATTAATGTTAAAAAAACAAATACTAATGCATTAACTGCAACTGAGATAAATGAAACATTAAATACTACGCTATTTTTAAACTCAGTTTCGGCTTTCTTTGATACTGATGGGGATAAGATTGTTCTTAAACTAGGGTCAAGTAGTAAAAATGGTTCAGTGAAACTTAGTGTAGAAGGTATATCAAGAATTGAATTAGTTGCTCGTGTTTATAAAACGGATAAGTCAATTATAGTTGTTAATGGGGAACAAAAAGAATTATCAACAGAGTTGGTTACGTATAGTTTTTTAATAACAGGTAATGAAATTATTATTGAAAACATGAAAACGCCAAGTGGTGCTAAAAATAGAGTTAATATTCATGAAATCATTTTTTATGGATAAGAGTGTTTTAATAAGCTAATAAATATATTAAAAAACAAGAAAAAGAAGCTTTATGTATAAAAGTTGTAAAGTTTCTTTTTTTGCATTTTTTTCCTATTATATCTATGATATAATTTGCTTATAAAACATAAAGGGAGCGAACACGAATAATGAGAAAACGATTATTAAGTCTAGTATTAGTTGTATTTGGTTTAATGATTCTTTCAGCATGTACTGATAAAAAGATTGATTTAGATACAGTTGCTGATGAATTAGTGAATATTTACCAGTCAGGTGATAGTGAGAAGAATGTTACAAAGGATTTGAATTTAAAGACAACAACAACAATATCAAATGATGTTGTCATTTCTTGGAACAGTTCTAATCAAGATATAGTATCAAACAATGGTAAGGTAAATAGACCAAATGATAATGATGTTAATGTAGAATTAGTTTTAACGGTTAGTTATGAATCATTAGAAGCAAAAAGAACATTTAATCTTGTTGTTAAAAAGACAGAAGATGTAATTGTTGAAAAAGTTTCTGTTAGTTTTGACTACTGGTATGAAAATGCGCCATCAGGATTAGTTATAGAAATTGATAAGAATACTAAAGTTACTCAAATTGAAGATCCAATAAGAGTTGGATATAAATTTGTTGGATGGTTTAATGGCGAAGAAAAATACGATTTTAATTTAAACGTTAGTGCTGATTTAGATCTTGTTGCTAGATGGGAAAGATTTCTTGATATTACGCTCCCAGAAAGTGTTACTACAAGTGTAATTGAGATTATTAGAGGTACAGAAGTAACATTAACAGTAAACGTTCCAAATGGTAAGGAATTAGTAAGTCTAAAAGTTAATGAGCAAATTGTTGAAGTTACTAATAACAAATATACTTTTATAGCTACTGAAGACATTATAGTTTTAGTAGAATTTAAAGACATTGAAGTTGTTGAAACATACAGTATAGAACTACCTGATACAGTAGTTGCAAATGTAAGTGATTTAACTAAAGTAACAGAGGGGACAAGTGTTACTTTAACAGTAAATATTCCAGAAGGTAAGGAATTAGTAAGTCTAAAAGTTAATGAGGAAACTGTTGAAGTTACTAATAACAAGTATACTTTTATAGCTACTGAAGACATTATAGTTTTAGTAGAATTTAAAGATATTGTTGTTGGTGAGACATATAGCATAGAACTACCTGATACAGTAGTTGCAAATGTAAATGATTTAACTAAAGTAGCAGAGGGGACAAGTGTTACTTTAACAGTAAATGTTCCAGAAGGTAAAGAATTAGTAAGTCTAAAAGTTAATGAGGAAACTGTTGAAGTTACTAATAACAAGTATACTTTTATAGCTACTGAAGACATTATAGTTTTAGTAGAATTTAAAGATATTGTTGTTGGTGAGACATATAGCATAGAACTACCTGATACAGTAGTTGCAAATGTAAATGATTTAACTAAAGTAACAGAGGGGACAAGTGTTACTTTAACAGTAAATATTCCAGAAGGTAAGGAATTAGTAAGTCTAAAAGTTAACGAAGAAACTGTTGAAGTTACTAATAATAAATATACTTTCGTAATTACTACTGATGTTATAGTATTAGTAGAATTTAAAGATATTGTAGTTGGTGAGACATATAGCATAGAACTACCTGATACAGTAGTTGCAAATGTAAATGATTTAACTAAAGTAGCAGAGGGGACAAGTGTTACTTTAACAGTAAATGTTCCAAATGGTAAGGAATTAGTAGAACTTATTGTTGATGGAAACAAAGTAGAAGTTACTAATAATCAATATACTTTTGAAATTACTAAAGATATAGTTGTAAGTGTTGAATATAAAAATGCACCAATCTATTATACAATTACGTTACCTGAATGGGTTATAAGTAGTGCAGGAACTAGAGTTTTAGAAAATACTGAAACAGGATTAACAATAATAAATATTCCTCAGTTTGATTTGTATTACTCACTATTATTAAATGGTAAAAAAGTAAATGTTGAAGAAGAAAAATATTATAATTTTGTTGTTACAGAAAATATTGAAATAAAAATAGAATTTAATTTAGATAAGATAGAAATAACACCGATTTTGGAAGCTCAAAATAGTGAAAATGGCGATGTATTTATTGCAGGAATTCTTTCAAAAAAAGTTGGTCAGTATAAATATCAAGTAACAAATCAAGAAGGAAGTATTGAAGTTAGTGTTTATGAAGATCAAGCAGAAGATGTTTTAGAATACTTAGATGCATTGATTGGAAAGAAAGTTATATTAAAAACAGACAAATACGATGATTTTATATATATATATTACACTGCTGATGTTTTAGAATATGATTATGTTGAAAAAGAAAAATATGATGTTACATTTAATACAAATGGTGGAAGTCAATTAGAAAGTATTAAAGTTGTTGAAGGCAAGAAAATAACTAAACCTTCAAATCCTGAAAAACTTAATAGTATTTTTGTAGGATGGTTTAGTGATGAAGAATTAACAGTAGCATGGGATTTTGATCAAGTTGTTAACAGTGCTGTTACATTATATGCAAAATGGGATTTAGTTTCATTTACAAAGAGTAATGTATTTACAATAAGCGAAGACGGAAAAATAATCTACCAAGCAATAACTGTATTAGTTAATGGAGTTAAGATTCTTGTTACTGATGCTACAGAGTTATTATTAATAGATGGTAGTTTATATGTTAATGCTTTAGAAGATAAAACATATGAAGATATCTTAGAAATAAATGGTGAATTAATTACTGTTTCTTATTCATTTGAAAAAGAAATAGTTGAAGTAACTTCAGCTGCAATAAGTGGAGAATTCAAATATAATAGTGAATTAGGAAAATTCTACAAAGGATATAATGTTTTAGTTGATGGAAACATATTGGAAATAAAAGATCCAGAGTTTGTTTTAACAGCAAGAAAAAATCAAGATGTTTGGACTAAGGGAATATTAACAAATACTGGAAGTGGTGTTTGGTTTGATTCAAATAAGGAACAAGGTTTATATGAGTTTGTTGCTATTGACAAAGATGGATTAATATATTTAACAACTATCGATTTTACTTTTGAAAGTAAGACATATGAAGTTGATTCTGTTGAAGCATTGTTAAATGTAGTCGAAATTAATAAAAATGAAACTGAAACAACTATTATTTTAATTAACGATATTGTTTTTGAAGTAGAGAGAGAAATTAGGTTTATTAATAAAGTTACAATTACTGGTGGTAAAGAGTTAAAGAATGTTTATCTTGAAGTTATTGAAGGTTCAAATATTGAAGGGATAACAGTTACTGAACCGGAAAAAACAAGACACACTGTTATATTTGAAAGTGAAGGATTAGAAATTGAAAAAGTAAATGTCATTGAAGGACAAAAAGTAGCAGCAATTGCAAATCCTGAAAGACAAGGTTATATATTTGCTGGATGGTTAAACAATGATACAATATTTAATTTTGATACTGAAATCAATAGTAACATAACACTTACTGCTAAGTGGGATAATGAATCTATTAGTGGGGTATTAGAAAGTATTGAAGCCAATTCGAAAACAATTACAATTACTTTCACAAGTGCAGTTAAATTTAAGGGAATTAGATTAGAAGAATTAGATTTAACAAGTGCTGATACTAAGTTTGAATTACTAAATAGTTTATTCTTTATATACAGTTATACACAACAACAAGAGCGTGAAGTCTTAAGTTCAGCTTTAATGAATATTGAAAATGTTCAAATTATCACAAGTAAAGATAGTATTAAAATTACACTTGGTGATAATGTATTCAATAGAGAATTCTATAAACAAATAGTTAATGAAGAAAGATATGAAAATGGTATTTATAGAATGACAGTTGAAAGATTAGAATATAATGATTTCACACATGCCATTAATGACTCTAAAGTAGTAGGTGGACAAGAAAATACATCATTTAGAGTTAAATTCTCACTTCCATTTGCTAATGGCGTGGTTGATCTTGATGGTACATTAAATGCAATATTCCAAACAAAGGAACAAGCAGAAAATGATAGTGCAACTGATCCTAAAGTGGATAAGTATGCACCTCAAATTGAAGAAGCTGAATTTAATATAGTTAATGGAAGATTAGTATTAGTTGTAAAAGCATATGATGAAAACTTGAAAGAATTAGAAATAGATCATAATTTAGAAAGATTAGCTGAATTACCAGAGTTTAGTGTTTATGCAGATAGCACTAATCCTTATGGAGATAGTAAGAATGCATTTGAACAACTTGGGGTAATAGTTACATTTAAAGATGGTGAATGGACAATTACATTCGGTGAATCAAGAGAAGAAATTATTAAGAATAATACAAATAAATTTGTTGTATACTTTGTTGTTAGTGATTATGCTGGAAAT contains the following coding sequences:
- a CDS encoding InlB B-repeat-containing protein, whose protein sequence is MRKRLLSLVLVVFGLMILSACTDKKIDLDTVADELVNIYQSGDSEKNVTKDLNLKTTTTISNDVVISWNSSNQDIVSNNGKVNRPNDNDVNVELVLTVSYESLEAKRTFNLVVKKTEDVIVEKVSVSFDYWYENAPSGLVIEIDKNTKVTQIEDPIRVGYKFVGWFNGEEKYDFNLNVSADLDLVARWERFLDITLPESVTTSVIEIIRGTEVTLTVNVPNGKELVSLKVNEQIVEVTNNKYTFIATEDIIVLVEFKDIEVVETYSIELPDTVVANVSDLTKVTEGTSVTLTVNIPEGKELVSLKVNEETVEVTNNKYTFIATEDIIVLVEFKDIVVGETYSIELPDTVVANVNDLTKVAEGTSVTLTVNVPEGKELVSLKVNEETVEVTNNKYTFIATEDIIVLVEFKDIVVGETYSIELPDTVVANVNDLTKVTEGTSVTLTVNIPEGKELVSLKVNEETVEVTNNKYTFVITTDVIVLVEFKDIVVGETYSIELPDTVVANVNDLTKVAEGTSVTLTVNVPNGKELVELIVDGNKVEVTNNQYTFEITKDIVVSVEYKNAPIYYTITLPEWVISSAGTRVLENTETGLTIINIPQFDLYYSLLLNGKKVNVEEEKYYNFVVTENIEIKIEFNLDKIEITPILEAQNSENGDVFIAGILSKKVGQYKYQVTNQEGSIEVSVYEDQAEDVLEYLDALIGKKVILKTDKYDDFIYIYYTADVLEYDYVEKEKYDVTFNTNGGSQLESIKVVEGKKITKPSNPEKLNSIFVGWFSDEELTVAWDFDQVVNSAVTLYAKWDLVSFTKSNVFTISEDGKIIYQAITVLVNGVKILVTDATELLLIDGSLYVNALEDKTYEDILEINGELITVSYSFEKEIVEVTSAAISGEFKYNSELGKFYKGYNVLVDGNILEIKDPEFVLTARKNQDVWTKGILTNTGSGVWFDSNKEQGLYEFVAIDKDGLIYLTTIDFTFESKTYEVDSVEALLNVVEINKNETETTIILINDIVFEVEREIRFINKVTITGGKELKNVYLEVIEGSNIEGITVTEPEKTRHTVIFESEGLEIEKVNVIEGQKVAAIANPERQGYIFAGWLNNDTIFNFDTEINSNITLTAKWDNESISGVLESIEANSKTITITFTSAVKFKGIRLEELDLTSADTKFELLNSLFFIYSYTQQQEREVLSSALMNIENVQIITSKDSIKITLGDNVFNREFYKQIVNEERYENGIYRMTVERLEYNDFTHAINDSKVVGGQENTSFRVKFSLPFANGVVDLDGTLNAIFQTKEQAENDSATDPKVDKYAPQIEEAEFNIVNGRLVLVVKAYDENLKELEIDHNLERLAELPEFSVYADSTNPYGDSKNAFEQLGVIVTFKDGEWTITFGESREEIIKNNTNKFVVYFVVSDYAGNKFGSMDPTTPGNTIEINVYNVSTTIYEDVIEKKVFEGEKLDLEAPKSNDEYMFEFDAWYLDNTKYDVNEPVNSDLALVAKFNEIVYLTIEEVLALGKGKDVKVRAILEKRVKDSNFDIIDSTGRIRIYKSKSDSELSNAIGKEVIIIGTRDVYDREQVQQIAWTEIKILDLTDERKLHYVSNSDLTEVRKFEVEMGSEVMLPTEITKLGIKVDIEWNLDEFVTDNKFNSVTESKTVELVGYLISGDARKEIKAELIIKKVAFHEITFKVEGFEDIIVTYKEDEDIKSPNFSLPEGKRITGWYLDLELTEVYEFGKATSALIIYGKVEETSYLIVTYNLNGGNFEEGIVPKTEYINDEKLVKPENPVREGFAFVGWFRDELLQTEWIFIDDEINSNITLYAKWEEKNEEINTYDLDFINVNYPTSYSSGKYSVKNLINGEQTEIVTFDKVFKDNGARLNKKGSIVIELESKIKRIEIKIAIWTVKETTSIEFQTIDGSSWKKEFELIEKMNSPKDKQYVSIVLEGLDIDRFKLYSDGRFLVQNIKIWQ